GCCACTGCTGCGGGCGCGCGAAACCGCAGCGCGGCTGGGCGCCCCCGGCGCGCGGCCGGCGCCGGCGCTGATCGAGATGTCATGGGGCGCGTGGGAGGGGCAGCGGCTCGACGATCTGCGGCTGCAGCTTGGCGACCGGATGACCGCGCTGGAAGCCCGGGGGCTGGACTTCCGGCCGCCGGGGGGTGAAAGTCCGCGAGAGGTTCAGCAGAGGGTGGCGCCCTGGCTGACCGCCATGGCCGCGCGCGGGCGCAATGTCGCGGCGGTCAGCCACAAGGGCGTGATCCGGGCGGTGATGGCCCAGGCGACCGGCTGGCCGATGATCGGCAAGCCGCCGCACCGTCTGGCCCGCAACGCCGCCCATCTGTTCAAAGTGGCCCCCGATGGCACCGTGGCGGTTCACCACCTGAACCTGATGCTGTCGTGATCCGTGAGGCAACGGGCGCCGCAGCCATACCGCGCCACACCACTCTTTCAGTTTCTTTCAGTTACCGAGGATGCCGTCGTGACCACAGCAGATACCGGTTCCGCTCCCCTGCCCCGGCCCGATCTCAGCCGGTCCCTGCGGCCACGGATCGTGCTCTACGTCCAGCATCTGCTCGGCATCGGCCACCAGAAGCGGGCCGCGACCCTGACCCGCGCGCTCGAAGACAAAGGCTTTGCCGTCACCTATGTCAGCGGCGGCTTTCCGGTCCGCGGGCTCGACACCGGTGCTGCCGATCTGGTGCAGCTGCCGCCGGCACGCGCGGTCGACAAGTTCTTCAAGGTTCTGGTCGGTCCCGACGGGCGGGTGATCGACGATGACTGGCGCATGCGCCGCCGCGATCTGCTGATCGCGATCATTCAGCGCGTGCAGCCGGCGATCCTGATCACCGAGCTGTTTCCCTTCGGCCGCAGACAGTTGGCGTCCGAGATTGTCCCGATGATCGAAGCGGCGCGGGCCCTGCCCCGGCCGGCGCTGATCGCCGCATCGGTGCGCGATATCCTGGTGGAACCGCCCAAGGAAGAGCGCCGGCACGAGATGCTCGACCGTGCGCGGCGCTATTACGACCTGGTCATGGTGCATGGCGACCCGGCCCTGGTGCCGTTCGAGCGGACCTTTCCGCTGATGGCCGAGGTGGCCGATCTGGTGCATTACACCGGCTATGTGGTTGACCGGAACCGCAACCACACGCCGCCGCCGGGCCGCGATGCGCGCGACGGCACCGGCGAGGTGCTGGTCTCGGCCGGCGGTGGCGCGGTCAGCGAGGCATTGTTCCGGGCCGCCATCGCCGCCCGCGCCGGCAGCGGGCCCGACCTGTCGGCACGGCATTGGCGGCTGCTGGTCGGCTGGAACCTGGATGACGCGATCCTGGCCGATCTGCGCGCCGCCGCCATGGCTGCCGATATCCGGGCTCTTACGGCAGAACCGGGCTTCACGGTCGAACGTGCGCGCCCCGATTTCGTCGCCATGCTGGGCCGGGCGGCGCTGTCGATCTCTCAGGCCGGCTATAACACTCTGCTGGAAGTGGTTGAAAACCGGGTGCCGGCGGTGGTGGTGCCCTATGCCGGCGGGCTTGAAACCGAACAGGGGCTACGCGCCGGGCTGGTCGCCGAACAGGGGCTGATCGAGGTGGTGGACGAGGCGGGGCTGACGGCTGCGGCGCTGGCCGATGCCGCCGCCCGTGCCGCCGCCACGCGCGACCGCCGCTGGCCGGCGATCGACATGGATGGTGCCACCGCCAGCGCCGATCTGCTGGCCGATATGCTGGCCACGCGCGTGGCGCCGTGACCGATACCACCACGACGGACAGCCCCGCAGCCGGCGGCTGGGCGGCACTGGATGGCGAGTTGGACGCCTGGCAGGCGGCGGGCCGGCCGGCGCGGTTCTGGTGGCGCGACGACGACGCCGTAGCACCCGGGCCGGCGCTCGACCGGCTGCTGAACCGGGCGCGGCATCACCGGCTGCCGCTGGCGCTGGCGGTGATCCCCGCCACCGCGACCGAGGCGCTGGCCCGGCGGCTCGACGCGGAACCACCGGGATTGCGGGTGCTTCTTCACGGCTGGTCGCACCAGAACCACGCCCGGCCCGACAAGAAGAAATCCGAGCTTGCCTGCGGACGGCCGCTGGACGAGATGCTGGACGATCTGGCACGGGGCCGTGACCGCCTGACCACGCTGTTCGCCAGCCGCTGTCTGGCCGTGCTGACACCGCCCTGGAACCGTCTGCCGGTGCCGTTGATCCAGCGCCTGCCCGAGATCGGCATCAACGGCCTCAGCCGGTTCAAGCCGCGCAAACGCCCGATGCCGGCCGCGAATGTGGTGGAGATCAACACCCATGTCGACCCGATCGACTGGCGCGGCACCGGCGACTTCGTGGGCGAGGACGCGGCCCTGGCAGCGATCACCCGCCATCTGGCGGCCCGGCGCGCGGGGCTTGCCGATCCGGATGAGCCGACCGGCCTGCTGACCCATCATCTTGTGCACAGCGCCGCGCTTGACGCGTTTCTGGACCGGCTTTCGGTCCGGCTGACCAGCCATCCGGCGGCGGTGTGGGACGATCCGGCCCATCTGTTCACGCCGTCGGCAAACCGTCTTCCGCCGATTGAAACGGCGCCCCGGTGACCGCGTCCCTCCCGATATGTCGACGGCTGGCCACATCGGCCGGCGTAACGGCTTGCAAGTCGCCGGTACGAACGGGCATCCTATCGCTTGCGCGGCAGAGGGGCCGCGCCTCAGGACGATCGAGGATCGTGACCGCCCGCATGACACCCGCCCCCGATGCCCTGATGTCCGGTCGCCGGCATAACGGCGATGAGGCCCTGCGCCACGACAGGACCGATATGTTCACACAGGATCGCCCGGCGGCAGTTCCGGCCACGACCACCGGTCTGGTATTGCGCCACCATCGCGGGCCGCTTCTGGCCGACATGCTCCGCGCAGGCTTCGGCAGCCTCGTCGTCGCCCTGCCGCTGTTCGTGGTCCAGGGCCTGGGCATGGTGGCGGTCGGCGTGCTGTCGCTGCTGGTGGCGCTGTTCGCGGGCTTCGGCATCCAGCGCGCCATCCGGCTGTCCGAGGTCTGGCGCGCGGTGCCCGGCCCGCACGGTTTCATCGAACGGCACAGTCTGACCGGTCGGCGACGGATCGCCCTCCACCAGCTTTCCCGGTTGAAACTGCTGCATTATGCGCCACGCCGTGGCGGCGGCTGGTTCCGCCTGATCCTGACCGACCAGCTTGGTCACGTGCTGGCGGTGGAAGACAGTCTTCGCGATTTCAATCAACTGGTCGCCACGGCGCTGACCGGCGCCGGTGCTCGCCGCCTGGTGCTGGACGGGGTGACCCGCCATAATCTGTCGGCGCTGGGTCTGCGCGTGCCCCCGACCTGCACTGGTGAGGGCGGGTCATGAGCCAGTCCCGGCACGTCCTGCGGCCGGCCGGCCGGTCCGCGATGCATCCGCTCACCGGCAGCCGTACACCGGCCGTCACCCGGCCATTATTGGCCGTGCGTGATCTGGTGGTGCGCTTCGCGCTACCGGAAGGGGCCCTCACGGCCGTCGACGGCGTGTCGTTCACCATCAATCCCGGGCGGATCACAGCACTGGTCGGGGAAAGCGGCTCAGGCAAAAGTGTGCTGACCCAGGCGGTGATGGGCCTGCTGCCGTCGCTTGCCCGCATCGACGGCGGCAGTGCCGTGTTCACCGACCCGCTCGACAATACGGCCACAAATCTGGCTGAACTGCCGGCCAACAGCCGCGCCATGCGCCGGATTCGCGGCGGCCGGATCGGCATGATCTTTCAGGAGCCGATGAGCGCCTTGTCGCCGCTGCACACGCTGGGCGACCAGATCACCGAGGCCGTGCGTCTGCATCTGCAACTGGACGGCAGCGATGCCCGCGAGGTCGCGGCCGACATGCTGCACCGGGTGGGCTTTCCCAATCCGCGGGTGGCGCTCGACCGCTATCCGTTCGAATTGTCCGGCGGCCTGCGCCAGCGCGGCGTGATCGCCATGGCGCTGGCAGCAAAGCCAGCGCTGCTGATCGCCGACGAGCCGACCACCGCTCTCGACGTCACCCTGCAGGCCCAGATCCTGAAGCTGCTGCGTGATCTTCAGGACGAAATGGGCATGGGCGTGCTGCTGATCACCCATGACCTTGGCGTGGTGGCGAGCCTTGCCGACGACATGGTGGTGTTGTATCGCGGCAAGGTGATGGAAGCGGGCCCGGCAGATACCCTGATCCGTGATCCCCGCCATGCCTATCTGAAAGCCCTGCTGGGCGCCGTGCCGCGGATCGGCATGGATCGGGATGAACGGCTGGTGCCGCTGCGCGCGGTGGCGCTCGATCCCAAGCTCGCCGTCAGCGCAGTGGGCAAGCACGGCCTTGCCACAACGGCACCGACCACGACCTCGGCGAATATGGGCGATGCCCTGGCGGCCGGCACGCCCCTGTTGTCGGTCGAAGGCCTGACCAAGCGTTTCGTCAGCCGGGGCGCCGGCATCTTCAGCCGGGGCGGCGGCGCCGGCGTGCTGGCGGTCGACAATGTCTCGTTCACGGTCGGCCGGGCCGAGAGTGTCGGCCTGGTGGGCGAGAGCGGCTGCGGCAAGACCACCACCTCACGCATGCTGCTGGGTGCGATCCGCGCCGATGAAGGCCGGATCATGTTCCGTGGCGACAATGATGTGCAAGCCACTGATTTAGCCACTTTGTCTGACCATGGCTGGATCCCGTTCCGCCGCCGGCTGCAATATGTGTTTCAGGATCCGTTCCATTCGCTGAATCCGCGGATGACCGTCTATGACATCATCGCCGAGCCGCTGGAGATCCACGGCGCCGGCACTGCCAGGGAGCGTGCCGAACGGGTGAAGGCGCTGATGAAGGTGGTGGGGCTCGATATCCGCCATCTCAGACGCTATCCGCACAGCTTCTCCGGCGGTCAGCGCCAGCGCATCGGCATCGCCCGCGCCCTGGCGCTGGGGCCCGAACTGCTGATCCTGGACGAACCCGTTTCGGCGCTGGACGTATCGGTGCAGGCGCAGGTGCTGAACCTGCTGAAGGATCTGCAATCGGTGCTGGGCCTGGGTTACCTGTTCATCTCCCACAATCTGGCGGTGGTCGATTACATGTGCGACCGCATTCTGGTGATGTGCGCCGGCCGGATCGTTGAAAGCGCGCCGCGCGACCGGCTGTTCTCGGCACCGACCCATCCCTATACCCGCGCCCTGATCGCCGCCGTGCCCGAAGCCGATCCCGACCGTCGGCTTGATTTTGCCGCCCTGATGGACGGCCGCGCCTCGGACCCCGCGGTCTGGCCGGAACCCTGGCGTCTGCTGCCGGGCGGCGCCTCGCGGATGAGTGAGATCGCGCCCGGCCATTTCGTCAGGGTCGGCGCGGATATGGCCGATGCGGGAGCGGCGGCATGAGCGGCCGCTGGCAGGGCCTGTGGCAGAAGACGCTGGCCGCCGCCGCCCTGGTCGCCCTGATTCTGGCAGGCGCCGGTGCTGCACGGGCGCAGGATGGCGGCGATACCCGCCCGATCGGCGGCTTTGCGGCCGAGAGCGGTCTTGGATCGCAGATCGAAATTCTGGTCTCGCCCAGCGCGCCCATGCCGGACCATCTGGTTGAAGCGTCGGTTCTGGAAGCGGCCGTCACCGCAGGCACTCTGCCGCCGATTGGCGAGCGGCTGCCGGCGAAGCCCGCGGTCGACGATTTCATCGGGCCCGATCTTCAGCCCGGCCGCCAGGGCGGCACCTGGACCATGCTGGTCGGCAGGCCCAAGGATGTGCGCATGGGGCTGGTCTATGGCTATGCCCGGCTGGTGCGCTATACGCAGGATCTATCGTTCGAGGCGGATATCCTGGACAGGGTCGAGATCCAGGACGGCCGGACCTTCACCATGCGTCTCAGGCCCGGCCATCGCTGGTCGGATGGCGAACCGTTCACCGCCGACGACTTCCGCTATTTCTGGGAAGACGTCGTCAACAACCCCAAACTCTATCCGGCCGGGCCGCCGCGCGAACTGCTGGTCGATGGCGAGCCGCCGCGTTTCACCGTCATCAACGACACCACGGTCCGCTATAGCTGGTCGAAACCGAATCCCCGGCTGCTGCCGGCGATCGCCGGGCCGTTGCCGCTGACCCTGTACCGGCCGGCGCATTACCTGCGCCAATTCCACGAGCGCTATGCCGATCCGGAAACCCTGCTGCGGATGGTGAACGACCGCAAACAGTCGAGCTGGGCGGCGCTCCACAACCGTATGGATACGGCGACCGATTTCAGCAACCCAGCCTATCCGACCCTGCAGCCCTGGCGGCTGGTGACGGCGCCGCCATCGATCCGCTTCGTGGCCGAACGCAACCCGTATTTTCATCGCATCGACATCAATGGCCGCCAGTTGCCCTATCTCGACAGCCTGGCAATCGACGTGGTCGACGGAAAGCTGATCTCGGCCCGGACCGGCACCGGCGACGCGCTGCTGCAGGCGCGCGGGCTCGACTTCACCGACTACACCTTCCTCAAGGCCGGAGCGGCGCGGTCGGATTACAAGGTCAACCTGTGGCGCACCGGCCGCGGCGCGCATCTGGCGCTCTATCCCAACCTGAATGCCAGGGATGACGGCTGGCGCAGCCTGTTCCGTGACGCCCGCTTCCGGCGCGCCCTGTCGCTGGGGGTCGACCGTCACGAAATCGACGCCGTCCTGTATTACGGCCTGACCATCGGTGGCGCCAATACGGTGCTGAAGGAAAGCCCTCTCTCGCGCCCTGCCTATCGCCGGGCCTGGGCCGCCCATGACGTCGCGCAGGCGAACAAGCTGCTCGACGAGATGGGCCTGGACCGGCGCAACGATCGCGGCATCCGGCTGATGCCCGATGGCCGGCCGCTTGAGATGGTGGTCGAAACCGCGGGTGAGAGCACCGAACAGATGGACATTCTGGAACTGGTCCACGACCAGTGGCTGGACCTGGGCATCAAGATCTATGCCCGGCCGATGCAGCGCGATCTGTTCCGCAACCGGATCTTCGCGGGCGATACCCTGATGAGCGTCTGGTTCGGCCTGGAGGCGGGGCTTGCCACAGCGGAAACCGACCCGTGGGAGCTGGCGCCGATCAGCCAGCAATCGCTGCAATGGCCGAAATGGGGGCAGTATTACGAAACCAACGGCAAGTCGGGCGAGGCGCCGGACCTACCGTCGGCGGAACTGCTGCTGTCATTGTACAAGGATTGGACCGTGGCATCGTCTTCGGCGGCACGCGCGCGGATCTGGCGCGAGATGCTGGCGATCAATGCCGATCAGGTCTACTCGATTTCGCTGGTCGCCGGGGTTCTGCAACCGGTGGTGATGAATGCGCGGCTGCGTAATGTGCCGGAGCGGGGCCTGTTCAACTGGGATCCGGGCTCGCATTTCGGCCTCTACCGTCCGGAACGGTTCTGGCTCGACAACTGACCGGCTGCACGGACGATACCGGACCACACCGACAGAACCACACCGACAGGCACGGGGCCGGCCACAGCAATCGCGGCCGGCGCATCGATCGAGGGAACGGGCCGGTTACGGGACGCGAGATCCCGCCGGCCCCGGCAAGGGGAGCAAGGCCCGCGATGTTTGTGTACATCGCGCGACGGCTGCTGATGATGATACCGACGCTGATCATGATCAGCATTCTGGTCTTCGTCATCATCCAGCTGCCGCCCGGCGACTATCTGACCACGCAACTAGCCGAACTGGCAGCCCAGGGCGAAGGGGCGAGCCAGGCGAAGATCGAATTCCTGCGGGCGGAATATGGCCTGGACCAGCCGCTGTATGAACAGTATCTGCGCTGGGCCGGCGGCCTGCTGGTCGGCGACCTCGGCTATTCGTTCGAATATCAGCTGCCGGTGTCGGAAGTGGTGGGCGACCGGCTGTGGCTGACCATGCTGGTGTCGTTCGCCACCATCATCTTCTCGTACGCCGTCGCCTTCCCGATCGGCATTTACGGGGCGATCCGCCAGTACAGCCCGCTCGACCACGGGCTGACCTTCATCGGCTTTCTGGGGCTGGCGACGCCGAACTTCCTGCTCGCCCTGGTGCTGCTGTATTTCTCGAACATCTGGTTCGGCACCTCGATCGGCGGCCTGATGGATCCTGAATACCTCGACCAGCCGTTCAGCTGGGGCAAGTTCGTCTCGGTGATGCAGCATCTGTGGGTGCCGGTGGTGGTGATCGGCACATCGAACACCGCCGGCATGATCCGTCGGTTGCGGGCCAATCTGCTGGATGAACTGCGCAAGCAGTATGTCACCACCGCCAAGGCCAAGGGGCTCCATCCGGCCCGGGTGCTGGTGAAGTATCCGCTGCGCATGGCGCTGAACCCGTTCATTGCCGATCTGGGCAATGTGCTGCCACAGGTGGTGTCCGGCGCCGCGATCGTCTCGGTGGTGCTGTCGCTGCCGACCACCGGGCCGATGCTGCTCAGGGCATTGCAGACCCAGGACATGTATCTCGCCGGATCGTTCCTGATGTTCATGGCATTGCTGACCGTGGTCGGCGTGCTGGTGTCCGACCTGCTGCTGGCGGTGCTCGACCCCCGCATCCGGCTCGATGGCGGGAGATCGCGATGACCCGGGACAACCGCTATGTCTCTGACGCGCCATTCGATCCGCGCCATGACGAGGTTCTGACACCGAAGCAGGAACGCTATTATCTGGCGTCGCAATGGCGGCTGATGTTCTGGCGCCTGCGCCGGCATCGGCTGGCGACGGTGTCGCTGTGGTTCCTGGCCGCCATCTATGCGGTGATGGTCTTCGCCGAACCGCTCAGCCCCTATGATCCGGCGACCCGCCACACCAACCATATCCATGCGCCACCACAGAGCATCCATCTGTTCCACGACGGCGCATTCGTCGGTCCCTTCATCTATGGCACGCGCTATGCGCTGAACATGGACACGCTGACCCGCACTTATTCCGAAGACCGCGCGCGGCCGCTGCCGGTCCGCTTCCTGTGCCAGGGGGAGCCCTACCGGTTGTGGGGGCTGATCCCGCTCGACATCCGCCTGATCTGCCCGCCGAAGGGCGGCACGCTGTTCCTGCTCGGCACCGACCGGCTGGGCCGGGACATGCTATCGCGGGTGATCGAAGGCGCGCGGATCTCGCTGACCGTGGGTCTGATCGGCATCACCATCAGCTTCTCGCTCGGCATTCTGTTCGGCGGCCTGTCGGGCTATTACGGCGGCTGGGTCGACAGCGCCATTCAGCGGTTGATCGAGGTGATCCGGTCCTTTCCCGAACTGCCGCTGTGGATGGCCCTGTCGGCGGCCATGCCGGTCACCTGGCACCCCTTGTGGATCTTCATCGGCATCACCGTGATCCTGGGACTGCTCGACTGGACCGGGCTTGCCCGGGCGGTGCGATCGAAGCTGCTGGCGCTGCGCGAGGAAGATTATGCGACCGCGGCGGTGGTGATGGGCGCCCGGCCCAAGCGGGTGATCCTGCGCCATCTGCTGCCCAATTTCATGAGCCACCTGATCGTGTCGGCAACGCTGACCATCCCGGCGATGATCCTGGGCGAGACCGCGCTGTCATTCCTGGGCCTGGGCGTGCGGGCGCCGCTGATTTCATGGGGCGTGCTGCTGAACGACGCGCAGGACATCAATGTCGTCACCCAGTATCCGTGGCTGCTGCTGCCGGTGGTACCGGTGGTGCTGACCGTGCTCGCCTTCAACTTTCTGGGCGACGGCCTGCGTGACGCCGCCGACCCCTATCAGAACTGATCGGACCAGGCACAGGCCCACTGACAAAACAGGCCCCCGACAAAAAAGAACCGCGCGAACCGGATACTGCCCCGGTTCGCGCGGTTCTGTGTGTCGTCCTGGCCGGTGGGCCGCCTTGGCTCAACAGGCGCCTGCCTCAACAGGCGGCGGCGCGATCGGCCTCGTCACCGGTGGCCAGAGACCGCAGCCGCTCAGGATCGAGCAGGCGCACGGCATGCACGCCGTCCAGCGAGATGATCCCGTCACGCTTGAACACCGCCAGTGTCCGGCTGACGGTTTCGATCGTCAGCCCCAGATAATCGCCGATATCGGTGCGGGTCATCGGGATCGGCAACGGGTCGCTCTTCTCGCCCCGCGCCTCAAGTCGGTCATAGAGACCGAGCAGGAACGAGGCCAGCCGCTCGCGCGCGCTCTTGCGACCCAGCAACAGCATCTGCTCGCGGGAGCGCGCGATCTCGTCCTGCGCAAGGCTCAGCAGGCGGCGGCCAAGGGCCGGAAACTGGTCCTGAAGCTCTTCGAACTCGCGACGGCGGAACCGGCATACCGAAACCCGGGTCAGGCTTTCGGCAGCAAGACCGCCCAACCGGTCGTCACCAAGGCCAAGAAAATCTCCCGGTAAAAGAAATCCAAGAACCTGCGTACGCCCATCAGGTAGACTTTTGTATAATTTTGCACTACCCGCCGTGACATTATAGACATAGACGGACCGCTCGCCCTCTTCCGCCAGCAGTGCATGGGCCGGCATATCAACCTTGGAAACGATGGCCGCAACCGCCGACATCGCGTCATGACCAAGATCGCCGCAGAAAGTGAGGGATCGCACCTCGCAGGCATCACATTCAGCACGGGCGCAGCTTCCTGCCGGGCGCCCCCCGAACTTGGCAGACACTGTATCTGTCATGGACACGGACCTTCGGGTTGCATCTGCCGTCAGGATCAAGGCGACCCGCGGCCATTGTTTTTGCCTGACGATCATAGCACGCAACAGTTAACAGAATAGAGTGACGTTTCGTCACGCTGATGGTGCCAGGCATGCGCGGGCCGTACAGGTCATGCATCATGCATGGGTCGCATGACAACTTCGCCGATGATCCGGCCCCCCCGACTATGGTAGAGGATGGGCCTGTTTTCTCAGGATCTTGTGGATCGATGATCGACCATCCCGAAATGCCGCGCCCTGCCGTCGACCGTCGCTTTTCCATTGCGCCGATGATGGACTGGACCGATCGGCATGATCGCTATTTTCTGCGGCAGATCAGCCGGCGGGCGCTGCTGTTCACAGAGATGATCACCACAGGCGCGCTGATCTTCGGCGATGCCGCCCGTCATCTGGCCCATGATCCGTCGGAGCATCCGATTGCGGTTCAGCTGGGTGGATCGGATCCGCGCGACCTCGCCATTGCGGCGCGGATCGCCGCCGATGCCGGCTATGATGAGATCAACCTGAATTGCGGCTGCCCGAGCGATCGGGTGCAGTCGGGCCGCTTCGGTGCCTGCCTGATGGCCGAACCCGCCCTGGTGGCCGAGTGTGTGGCGGCAATGGCGGCGGTGGTCGACGTGCCGGTGACGGTGAAATGCCGGATCGGAATCGATGATCAGGACGAGACGGAAACCCTGTTCCGCTTCGTTGAGACGGTTGCCGCGGCCGGCGCGGGCACATTCTATGTCCATGCGCGAAAGGCGTGGCTCAAGGGTCTGAGCCCCAAGGAAAACCGCGAGATCCCGCCGCTGAACTATGCCCTGGTGCATGCCCTGAAACGCGCCCGGCCCGATCTTGAGATCCTGCTGAATGGCGGGCTGGTCGATCTGGATCAGGCTGAAACCGAGATCGCGGCCGGCCTTGATGGCGTGATGCTGGGCCGCGCCGCCTATCACGATCCCTATATCCTGGCCGAGGTGGATGCCCGCATCTATGGCGAAGGCGGCGGCACAGCACCCATTGCCGATCGGATCGAGATCGCCCGACGCATGCTGCCCTATATCGAGGCCGAGGTCAGCCGTGGCACGGCCCTGATCGCGATCACCCGCCATATGCTGGGGCTGTTTCAGGGCCTGCCCGGGGCGCGGCGCTTCCGGCGATCGTTGAGCGAGAATCATGCCCGCAAAGGCGCCGGCCCGGAGGTTCTGGTCGCAGCCCTCGAAGAAGTAAGCAGCCGGCGCCGCGACGCCGCATAGAAGCTCGCGCCGCGCGGATCTGCGCGCGGCAGATCTGCAACCGTCGCGCACATTACCCGCTTGGCAGGCCGTGCCGCCTGCTTCCATACTGCAGCCGCCATCACCATCCGGGCGGGAGCGGACATGCCAGCGATATCATCCGTCAGCACAGTGCCGCAGCCCTTCCGCCAGGGCCTGACCGACGCCATTCCGGTGGCGGTGACCTTTCTGTTCATCTTCACCGCCTATGGCGCAGTGGCGCGCGACGCCGGGCTCGGTATCGCACAGGCGGTGGCGGTGACCGTGGCGGTGTTCGCGGCCCCCGCGCAATTCGTCATTCTGGGGCCCCTGACCGCCCATGCCTGGGCGACCGTCGCCGGGATCGCGCTGGTGGTGAATTTCCGCATCCTGCTGATGG
The genomic region above belongs to Tistrella bauzanensis and contains:
- a CDS encoding histidine phosphatase family protein produces the protein MSTSPSIILALIRHGRTDWNDQGRLQGQSDQPLNDAGRDEVTGWQLPAPIATGYDWYTSPLLRARETAARLGAPGARPAPALIEMSWGAWEGQRLDDLRLQLGDRMTALEARGLDFRPPGGESPREVQQRVAPWLTAMAARGRNVAAVSHKGVIRAVMAQATGWPMIGKPPHRLARNAAHLFKVAPDGTVAVHHLNLMLS
- a CDS encoding ABC transporter permease, producing the protein MTRDNRYVSDAPFDPRHDEVLTPKQERYYLASQWRLMFWRLRRHRLATVSLWFLAAIYAVMVFAEPLSPYDPATRHTNHIHAPPQSIHLFHDGAFVGPFIYGTRYALNMDTLTRTYSEDRARPLPVRFLCQGEPYRLWGLIPLDIRLICPPKGGTLFLLGTDRLGRDMLSRVIEGARISLTVGLIGITISFSLGILFGGLSGYYGGWVDSAIQRLIEVIRSFPELPLWMALSAAMPVTWHPLWIFIGITVILGLLDWTGLARAVRSKLLALREEDYATAAVVMGARPKRVILRHLLPNFMSHLIVSATLTIPAMILGETALSFLGLGVRAPLISWGVLLNDAQDINVVTQYPWLLLPVVPVVLTVLAFNFLGDGLRDAADPYQN
- a CDS encoding ABC transporter substrate-binding protein encodes the protein MSGRWQGLWQKTLAAAALVALILAGAGAARAQDGGDTRPIGGFAAESGLGSQIEILVSPSAPMPDHLVEASVLEAAVTAGTLPPIGERLPAKPAVDDFIGPDLQPGRQGGTWTMLVGRPKDVRMGLVYGYARLVRYTQDLSFEADILDRVEIQDGRTFTMRLRPGHRWSDGEPFTADDFRYFWEDVVNNPKLYPAGPPRELLVDGEPPRFTVINDTTVRYSWSKPNPRLLPAIAGPLPLTLYRPAHYLRQFHERYADPETLLRMVNDRKQSSWAALHNRMDTATDFSNPAYPTLQPWRLVTAPPSIRFVAERNPYFHRIDINGRQLPYLDSLAIDVVDGKLISARTGTGDALLQARGLDFTDYTFLKAGAARSDYKVNLWRTGRGAHLALYPNLNARDDGWRSLFRDARFRRALSLGVDRHEIDAVLYYGLTIGGANTVLKESPLSRPAYRRAWAAHDVAQANKLLDEMGLDRRNDRGIRLMPDGRPLEMVVETAGESTEQMDILELVHDQWLDLGIKIYARPMQRDLFRNRIFAGDTLMSVWFGLEAGLATAETDPWELAPISQQSLQWPKWGQYYETNGKSGEAPDLPSAELLLSLYKDWTVASSSAARARIWREMLAINADQVYSISLVAGVLQPVVMNARLRNVPERGLFNWDPGSHFGLYRPERFWLDN
- a CDS encoding glycosyltransferase family protein, which gives rise to MTTADTGSAPLPRPDLSRSLRPRIVLYVQHLLGIGHQKRAATLTRALEDKGFAVTYVSGGFPVRGLDTGAADLVQLPPARAVDKFFKVLVGPDGRVIDDDWRMRRRDLLIAIIQRVQPAILITELFPFGRRQLASEIVPMIEAARALPRPALIAASVRDILVEPPKEERRHEMLDRARRYYDLVMVHGDPALVPFERTFPLMAEVADLVHYTGYVVDRNRNHTPPPGRDARDGTGEVLVSAGGGAVSEALFRAAIAARAGSGPDLSARHWRLLVGWNLDDAILADLRAAAMAADIRALTAEPGFTVERARPDFVAMLGRAALSISQAGYNTLLEVVENRVPAVVVPYAGGLETEQGLRAGLVAEQGLIEVVDEAGLTAAALADAAARAAATRDRRWPAIDMDGATASADLLADMLATRVAP
- a CDS encoding helix-turn-helix domain-containing protein, whose protein sequence is MIVRQKQWPRVALILTADATRRSVSMTDTVSAKFGGRPAGSCARAECDACEVRSLTFCGDLGHDAMSAVAAIVSKVDMPAHALLAEEGERSVYVYNVTAGSAKLYKSLPDGRTQVLGFLLPGDFLGLGDDRLGGLAAESLTRVSVCRFRRREFEELQDQFPALGRRLLSLAQDEIARSREQMLLLGRKSARERLASFLLGLYDRLEARGEKSDPLPIPMTRTDIGDYLGLTIETVSRTLAVFKRDGIISLDGVHAVRLLDPERLRSLATGDEADRAAAC
- a CDS encoding ABC transporter ATP-binding protein, whose translation is MHPLTGSRTPAVTRPLLAVRDLVVRFALPEGALTAVDGVSFTINPGRITALVGESGSGKSVLTQAVMGLLPSLARIDGGSAVFTDPLDNTATNLAELPANSRAMRRIRGGRIGMIFQEPMSALSPLHTLGDQITEAVRLHLQLDGSDAREVAADMLHRVGFPNPRVALDRYPFELSGGLRQRGVIAMALAAKPALLIADEPTTALDVTLQAQILKLLRDLQDEMGMGVLLITHDLGVVASLADDMVVLYRGKVMEAGPADTLIRDPRHAYLKALLGAVPRIGMDRDERLVPLRAVALDPKLAVSAVGKHGLATTAPTTTSANMGDALAAGTPLLSVEGLTKRFVSRGAGIFSRGGGAGVLAVDNVSFTVGRAESVGLVGESGCGKTTTSRMLLGAIRADEGRIMFRGDNDVQATDLATLSDHGWIPFRRRLQYVFQDPFHSLNPRMTVYDIIAEPLEIHGAGTARERAERVKALMKVVGLDIRHLRRYPHSFSGGQRQRIGIARALALGPELLILDEPVSALDVSVQAQVLNLLKDLQSVLGLGYLFISHNLAVVDYMCDRILVMCAGRIVESAPRDRLFSAPTHPYTRALIAAVPEADPDRRLDFAALMDGRASDPAVWPEPWRLLPGGASRMSEIAPGHFVRVGADMADAGAAA
- a CDS encoding ABC transporter permease, with the protein product MFVYIARRLLMMIPTLIMISILVFVIIQLPPGDYLTTQLAELAAQGEGASQAKIEFLRAEYGLDQPLYEQYLRWAGGLLVGDLGYSFEYQLPVSEVVGDRLWLTMLVSFATIIFSYAVAFPIGIYGAIRQYSPLDHGLTFIGFLGLATPNFLLALVLLYFSNIWFGTSIGGLMDPEYLDQPFSWGKFVSVMQHLWVPVVVIGTSNTAGMIRRLRANLLDELRKQYVTTAKAKGLHPARVLVKYPLRMALNPFIADLGNVLPQVVSGAAIVSVVLSLPTTGPMLLRALQTQDMYLAGSFLMFMALLTVVGVLVSDLLLAVLDPRIRLDGGRSR
- a CDS encoding polysaccharide deacetylase family protein, producing MTDTTTTDSPAAGGWAALDGELDAWQAAGRPARFWWRDDDAVAPGPALDRLLNRARHHRLPLALAVIPATATEALARRLDAEPPGLRVLLHGWSHQNHARPDKKKSELACGRPLDEMLDDLARGRDRLTTLFASRCLAVLTPPWNRLPVPLIQRLPEIGINGLSRFKPRKRPMPAANVVEINTHVDPIDWRGTGDFVGEDAALAAITRHLAARRAGLADPDEPTGLLTHHLVHSAALDAFLDRLSVRLTSHPAAVWDDPAHLFTPSANRLPPIETAPR